The following DNA comes from Triticum aestivum cultivar Chinese Spring chromosome 3D, IWGSC CS RefSeq v2.1, whole genome shotgun sequence.
TTTCACACTAATGTATTTCAAAACTACTCGATTGAAAGAAAAATTTAAACAATGATAGGACAATTCAGTATATTGTACAACATCAACTTAAACTACTCGACTCGAACTTAAACTAAATAAAACTAATCTTCTTCGGCCAGGATTTTCTCCCAATCCGCGTCACCCTATGCCGGAGCCTCCGGAGTTGGAGTCATAGAAAAAAGATCGATCACTACCGTTCCATCCTCATCACCGAGCCCCCACCGGACTGTCTAGCCTCATCGGTGATATTCTTGTAGAGCTCGCAGACCCGGGGCTCCTCAATGACGAGCTCTAgatgattttcttggagatcggccaTATATGCCTCATTGGTGTGTGCGGCCTTGATCTACTCAAAGGCCTCCTGATTCTCCCGCACCTCCCGGAGGGAGACTACTCGGGGATCGACGAAGGCGAATTACGAGACAATGCCACTGCTGAGTGGAAACTTTGTCTTCTTCTGGCTGCTGTGGAGGCGGACTGCCGCCACATCATAAGCTCGAGCCACCTACTTTTCCGACTAGAGCAAACTGATCCAGTGCCGCTTCCCCATGTCCCAATCGTTAATCTATGATACCCATGTCCCCCACCGGGGCACGACGTGGTACTTCTTCTCCTTTAGTTGCAGTGGCAGGTTAGACATGGATCTCGAGCTTTGTACGTCGATGTGTGCTCGGGGTGGCTCCACGGGCCTGTTCCAGACACAGCGCCGATCCGGCGGTGGCGACCCCTACTTGTCAGATCCGACCATTTGGGGCGACCGGGGGCGGTGGCGATTGATTGGAAGAGGGTTGGAGGGAGTCGGGGTCTGCGGCTCGGTGACGGTGCCAAAGAGGGCTATGGGGTGGCTTTGGGCAGCACCGGCGTTGCTGCGCTGCGAGCGCGAGGAGGGGCAGCATGGGGGAAATAGCCAACATTATCCCGAGACTTGGTTGCGCCACTCAAGTATAAGCATCGTCACCCTACGCACTGCTTAAATTTTTTCAGGAGTTACACTGAATAAAGATTCGGCTTGGTCTGGTTTAACTTTGAAAATTTTAAGGACTTGTACGTTTTTCAGGGATCGTTAGAGACACTCAAACTATACTTCAGTAGTTACTTCAGTCACGCAAACCTCCATACAAAAGGGCGTATTTGGTATGAAATTGCTACGGATTACAACTTAAGGTTTCGACGATGAATAAACCTTGAATACAGTTGTGCATTTGTTATTTCTAAACCAAAGGCATCTATCCCCGCTTCATAAATAAAGCAATCATCCATAACAATGTTCTAAATGCACACCACAAACACTGGGAGATCCTGCAGGCAACCCTATCCTAAGCCAGCCGCCGCCTCCACCCCTcttcatacttttatttttcaGAAATTCTTCTTGTGTATTAATAAGATATAATAGTGGTACAACAGTTACACATACGTAAAACAATATATAACAAGGTCGACGGACTACCTAGTGAATACAAGAACTGTAACGAGCCGAAGGTGCACTGTCATCATCACCCCTCTCCCACCGGGGCCAGGTGTAGTTGGCAGTCACAAAGTCGTCATTCTAAGACCCCAAACATCAAGCATACTAGAGCAACACCCGTCACTGATGAAGAAAAACATAGATTAGACGGATTATATATACAAACGCACCAACAACCACGAGCTTCAGATAAATGCAGACGGATCTACTGGAGACTAACACCTTCCAAATCTAGACAGATCCGCAAAAGACCAAAGATGACTAGACCCAAGCAGACCCGTAGGAGAAACAGCTCCACGTGCCCTCCGCCGGCGTTAGATGCACCGCCAAAATGGGGATATGGCGGGGAGGACATCATTATGACTCTAGTATGTCATCTCCTTGATGAGGACGTCGAGTGACCTAGCACTACATCCATGGCCAAAGCACCGATGACTCTATAACCCTAACTACGGGGAAGAATCCGAAACTACTACTACCACCAGATCTGTGGAACccgacctcccccccccccccccccccccccccccccccccaaacacccAACGTCCGTGAGTATTTGGAAGAGAGGGGAAGCAGATGATGGGATGCTAGGAGGTGGAGAGGGCGAGTCAGTTGGCTGCTAGGGTTCTGTTTTTTTGGCAAACGAACGGCAGTAGCTATGATCCCTATCTCCCTCCCCATATTGTGGTAGTTGTATAcacaaaaaaatgagaaatgatATTCTACCATGCATAGGTATCTCATGCATGTATCCACCGCTCATCATTGTTTTGAGATTCGTGTTGTGTATTTTTAGTTTGTAATAAGATTTGTTTTGTTTCATAATGTTACACAATTTACAGCGGGTCCTTTTTGTCTTGTCAAAGTGAATCATAATGTTCTATTCTGTACCATAAACAAGTGCACCCTTATTTGTTGGTGCACAATGAGACATTATGATACACTTTGCAATAAGAAAACAAAACCCAGCAAATTTTGTCAAAACTCAAAAGATCACTTGGGACAAAAATGGTCCTATCAAGTTGATCAAATTAAACACCGTGTTTGAGTTGTCTTGCTCACATGCACGCATATACTAGTATGAGTCGCCCACACAGATTCCAACTAATGAATCCTCCCAACCCAATCACGAGCATGCGACGCTGGAGGAGAAGGGCGCGAAGCTGAAATATTACTAGTATGATGATTACGTGATTTAGCATTGTGGAGATCTTTCCGTGCCGTGTATGGCCCAAACCTCCAGAGACGTACGTGGCGTGGAGGTTGGACGTCTACTTCTCCGGCGTGATTGAATTCCACGATCGGTGGGAGGAGAAGGCTGTTATGGCCTATTCATCGGTAGCTACGAGGACAAGGACAACCTGCTGCACGATTGAACCAGTGACAACGTTAACACACGTATTCTAATTGAATACGAAGAGCTCATCCATTTGGAAGACTAGACCTGATTTGGAGACACAAGGCTCCAAGTTCAGTGCACCGGAGATATGTGTCGATGTATGCATATGCTTTTTCGCCTTCTACCCGGCCTGGCTGCTTGTAAAGAAACAGAGCTTGTGATGCAAAACCTGATAGAGCAACTGCGCTCAGCATGGCAAACCTCGTGTAGGAGCTCATGCTAGAGACTCCACCGCGGGCATGGTTTCTGTtcctgctccccccccccccccccccccccctcctcttgTCTCTGCATCACTGGTTCACCAGAAAGACAGGATCTACAGGGCAGCGCCTCCCGCCTTCGCCGCCGGCGCTTCCTGGCCAGGCTCCGAAGGGAGACGTGTGGGAGGGCGCCGCCGAGGAGGTCCTGCGCACGAAGGACCACGTCCTGGCGTCACGGCCCCCTTCCGTCGTCCCCGACATCATCATGTACGGCTCGTCTGACATCGCCTTCGCGCCGTACGGCGAGTACTGGCGGCAGGCGAGGAAGCTCGTCACCACACACATGCTGAGCGTTTAGAAGGTGCAGTCTTTCCGCAGCGCCGCCATGAAGGAGGTACTGATTTCTAATGATCTTGCAATTTTAGCCGCTCCGAAAGACTTTTCTTTCAATGACGTTGCAATCATTATTGTCACACTTACCTGGACGACACTACTACATCAGACAAGAAACAAAGGAAAACAATGACTTCCATGTCTCTCGTAAAAAAAGGACTTCCATGTGTTCATTGTCTCTTGCAAAAGGAAAAATGACTTCAATGTTTCCCTCTGATAATTAACAGTTACATATATGACTGTTAGCTTCTCATAATTTAAGATGCATGCTATCATCTCATAGGTCAGCATGGCAATGGCCAAGATCAACGAGGCAGCCACAGCCGGTAGTACAGTTGACATGAGCGAGCTGCTCAACTCATTCTCGAATGACATGGCATGCCGTATCGTGTCAGGCAAGTTCTTCCTGAAAGATGGGCGGAGCAAGTTGTTCCGGGAACTCATCAGGCTTCTGGGCGGGTTCAACTTGGAGGAGTACttcccagcattgggtagggtagGAGTGCTTAAGAGGGTGGTTTGTACCAAGGCCGAAAGAGTGAGGAACAGATGGGCCGATCTGCTGGACAAGGTGATCGATGATCGTGTGAGCAAGCGCAAATCAGCATCTGATCACAAGGATGGTGATTTCGTAGATATTCTATTGTCTGTTCAGCAGGAGTATAATCTCACAAGAGAGCACATGAAAGCTCTCCTCATAGTAAGTTCAGATAATACCTTCCAAATTATATACCTCCCTTGATTTGTATGTCTTTCGGTATCCCGTAACTAATTGTTATCCACAGGATGTATTTTTCGGTGCAACAGACACGTCTGCTAACGTCCTCGAATTCACCTTGGCTGAGCTCATGAGGAGGCCACACTTCATGGGAAAGCTACAAGATGAAGTGAGGAGTATCGTACCCGGGGACAAGAAATTGTGAGCGAAACTGAATTGAACAACATGGTGTACCTGAGAGCAGTAATAAAAGAGTCTCTCAGGCTGTATCCTATTGCACCTCTCCTTGCTCCGCACCTTGCATGGCTGACTGTACCATCGACGGATACATGGTTCCTGCAGGGACGCGTGTCGTCGTCAATGCATGGGCCATTGGGAGGGATTCCAGCTCCTGGGAGGATGCTGAAGAGTTCATACCTGAAAGATTTACAGATGAAGGCAATGCTAGGAATGCCAACTTTAAGGGGAACGATTTTCAGTTCTTACCATTCGGGGCAGGACGAAGGATATGCCCTGGTATAAACCTCGGAATCGCCAATGTTGAGCTTATGTTGGCAAACATCATGAACCATTTTGAGTGGGAACTTCCGATTGGGGTTGAGAGAAAAGATATCGATATGACAGAGGTGTTTGGGATAAGCATTCGTAGGAAGGAGAAactattgttgattccaaagtcacACATGTAAAATCGAGCTAAGCTAAATACTTTGTGTTATCAGTATAACGGTTTTCTTGGGAAGAAGGTGATACCAGGGAAAATGGTGCCAATAAATAATGGCCAATTCTTCCTTGTATAGCTACAAACATTGTTGTTTAGAACGTTGAAAATCGTCAATGCACATGTTTGACCACTACTTTTATCATTACATAAATatgaaataaaagagaaaaaacGTAATGTCGAAGTACTTTTAAAGTAAACTAGCATGGTTGCCAGCACAAATGCACGTGAACATGCTAGTCGTCTATTACTTTTGTGATTCACATTTCTTATTGTTATCTTATACAATATAACATCCATTGGGACAATATGAACTGAAAACTCACATGCTTAGTAGACCGTAAAACTCATATCTGTAAGTTCTGCCACAAGAACTATAAATCATATCAATACCAGGGACAACGAATCTCTAAACTTGTAAACAGCTCTGGAAAAAAATTCAGCACATATATCGTACACGCGTCTACCATGACACATATTTTCAGATTTAAAGTTGATTCACGGCTCGGGAAACAACGAAACCTAGAAGGAGCCCGCCGCGGATGTGGGTGCCGCCATCACGGCTTTGACTTGGCCAACTGGCGGGTATAATCGGTTACATGAATTAGGGCATTTCCAACCGATCCCTTATAACCGGTTAAAAAAGTAAAAATGTGATTTTACTCCTCTAACTGGCACCTAGCCGATCCCCAACCTGCCATAGGGGAGTATAATTTTTATTCCGTCTCTAAATTTCTCCATATATTTACTCTGTCTTGAGGTGGCCCAGTATAGTTTCTCTTCAGGCAAAGACCTCCTCGTGTCGGCTGGCGACTCGCATGAAGCTCTCATGGCCTCGCTGGCGACCCCTACCCATACTACTACTGGTACGGTCGCTAAATGCTCCTACtgctgcccgccgccgccggtgtatgttgttgctgctgctgctcgttGCCGTTGGTGTGTGCTCCTGCTGTTGCTACTCCTCCCTGATGCATGCTGCTCGCCGCTGCTCCTCCTTGTTGCgtgctgctactactgctgcttGTTGCTGCTCCACCGTCTGTGCGTGCTGCTACTGTGCGCTGCTGCTCCGCCGCCGGTGCGTGCTGCTGCTGCTTGCAGCCGCCGGTGCATGCTGCTGCTCCTCCCAGTTGCGTGCCTCTGCTGCTGCTCGCCGCCAGCGTGGTAACCATGGTTGCCACTTGCTGTGGAGGTGCATAGCAAGTGTTTGACGAAATGCATGAGCCAAATTTAAGTTTACTCCATTATATATAAGGGATCGGCTCGGTCCGGCCGAAACTTAGTGGAGTAAATGTACTCCACTAAGGTTTACTCCTCTATTTTAAGGGATTGGTAAGAAATGTCCTTAAATCAGTCAGAAAATTGCTAATTTAGCCAACAACCACCACTGCCTCTCTGTGTCTGCACGCAAGATCTTGGACACCGTTGACAGTATGAGGGCATCATCGGGCTAagatatagtggaggggtgggggAGAAGGAAGGCTACAATGAGCCCCGACGGCCGTATGAGCAGAAGGAGGTACGCTCATcaggattttttttgaaaggagggaagcccccggcctctgcatcagtcgATGCATGCAGCCAGGTACGCTCGTTAGGATGGCCATCAGAAGTCGCCTCTCTAGACTCCTTTTGTTCTCTCTATCTGTCCCATTATGCAATGATTGAAAACAAGATCATTTTTAACAAAAAAAAAAATTAGAAACATGACACAAATCTTAGAGCAACAACCGATGATGTATATATGGGTGGATGGTGTACCCTGTTATCCATGTACGGTAGAAAAATCACAGTCATAGGAAATGTAGCGCATGAGTTAGCTACCTAGCTTGGATAGAATATCTCCTCCTAATACTTGGCTATATTCGGCCCGGTGGCTGTAATTCCTATGCTTGTAAAGGATGCAACCAACCATTCTGATTAAATGAACAAAGAAGGTTTGAAgtgtcaaaaaaaaaagaaaaaaccgacGATGAATATATGTGTGGACGGTGTATCTCTGTGTATCCATGTGCGGTAGAAAAATCACTCCCGGACAAAAATCGAGCCTATCAAAACACACCGTGTTCCACTTGTCTTCCTCACATGCATGCACGGTCCTTCTACGGTGAGTGCCGTGGATGGTCAAAACTTGGAGTGCCGTGGGGCCGCCTGATTAAACGTGGACACTACTACATCACGCGCCAGCGCCAATATTGCTCCAAGTTCAGTGCACCACAGATATTACGTGCTCACCGAAGCTGTCCTGCTTTTCCTGCGTGAGTGAATTCCACGACTGGCTAGACGAGTGAGTGGCAGCGTACGTTAACAAACGTATACTGATTGAGTACGAAGCTAGAGCTTATCCATCTGGAAGACTAGACTTGCCTCGGAGTCTTGACACACCAGCACCAATATATCGCTGCAGGTTCATTGCACCAAAGATATTAgtactaactactccctccgtcccataacgtAGGATGTATTACTTTGGTCAATAATATATATTTTTGTGATttaaaaattataccattgaaaaGTTCATCCGAATATTGAATTCAAGACGTGGTTTTAGATAGAGTATGGTTATTCTACACCCACGGACATTGCACATCCGACTATGAGCAAACGTATGCTGGTTGAGAACGAAGCTAGAGATCATCCATCTGGAAGACTAGACATGACTTGGGCACAGCAGTCACCATCACCAATATCTCGCTGCAAGTTCATTGCTCCAAACATATTCATAATAGTACTGCACATGCTTTTGTCCTTTTTTACTTTGCCTGGCTGCTTATAAGCAAACTGAGCTCGTCATTTCTCCGGGGAGAGCTCCAGTCCAGAGTGAGTACTTACAGAGCCTGTCACTCCGGACGTCGGTTCGCCATGGCGGATCTCCTGCAGAAACTCTTGCCAGAGACCCTACCACCGGCATGGTTGTTtctcttcctcttgttcctcgtCGTGTCTGTGCAGTACTGGTTCACCGGAAAGCTCGGCGCAAAAAGGAGGCAGCGCCTCCCGCCTTCGCCGCAGGCGCTGCCCATCATAGGGCACCTCCACCTCATCGGTTCCCTCCCCCACGTCTCCCTCCGCAGCCTCGCAAGGAAGCACGGCCCCGACATGATGCTCCTCCGACTGGGCGCCGTGCCGACCCTCGTCGTGTCTTCGCCGCGCGCTGCAGAGGCGGTGCTGCGCACTCACGACCACGTCTTCGCTTCACGGCCCCACTCCGTCGTCTCCGACACCATCATGTATGGCTCGGCTGACATCGGCTTCGCGCCATACGGTGAGTACTGGCGGCAAGCAAGGAAGCTCGTCACCACACACATGCTGAGCGTTAAGAAGGTGCAGTCTTTCCGCGGCGTCGCTGTGGAGGAGGTACTGATTTTTAATTATATTTAAATTTCTAGGTGCTGATAGCCTTTCTTTTAAGATCTTGCTCTCATTTTTCTCGTACTGAATTGGACTCTCACTTCCGTCAGAAACAAAATAACGGAAAGGACTTTCATGTGGTCCTCTGCTAACTATTTctccctccgtctgggtttattagtTTCACTCATAGTTTGTGTTTAACTTCTAAAATAAAATCAACTAATAGTAAAATATAGACTTTATGTATAAAAAATGATACCACCTGAAACTACTTTTGAATACGGATCCAGCGGTAGTTGAATCTATATAGGGTCCACCTTTGACCCAAAATACCAGGGAAACTTATATATTAACCTGGACCGAGAAAGTACTACATATGTAAATGTTAGCTTCTCATACTTTACGACCCATGCTATTATAGGTCAGCATGGCGATGGCCAAGATCAACCAGGCAGCAGCTGCTGATGCTGTGGTGGACATGAGCGAGCTGCTCCACACATTCGCGAATGACATGGCGTGCCGCATTGTGTCGGGGAAGTTCTTCCTGAAAGATGGTCAAAGCAAGTTGTTTGGGGAACTCATCAAGGATACCTCACGGCTGCTAGGCGGGTTCAATTTGGAGGAGTACTTTCCGGCAGTGGGTAGGGTAGGAGTGCTGAAGAAGGCGGTTTGTGCCAAGGCCGAAAGAGTGAGGAACAGATGGGCCGATCTGTTGGACAAGGTGATCGACGATCGTGTGAGCAAGCGCAATTCAACGTCTGATCACAAGGATGATGATTTTGTGGATATTATGTTGTCTGTCCAACAGGAGTATGATCTCACAAGAGAGCACATGAAAGCTCTCCTGACCGTGAGTACAAATAATACCTTTCAAACTAAACAAGTTGATTTGTACATATC
Coding sequences within:
- the LOC123077058 gene encoding indole-2-monooxygenase, whose protein sequence is MADLLQKLLPETLPPAWLFLFLLFLVVSVQYWFTGKLGAKRRQRLPPSPQALPIIGHLHLIGSLPHVSLRSLARKHGPDMMLLRLGAVPTLVVSSPRAAEAVLRTHDHVFASRPHSVVSDTIMYGSADIGFAPYGEYWRQARKLVTTHMLSVKKVQSFRGVAVEEVSMAMAKINQAAAADAVVDMSELLHTFANDMACRIVSGKFFLKDGQSKLFGELIKDTSRLLGGFNLEEYFPAVGRVGVLKKAVCAKAERVRNRWADLLDKVIDDRVSKRNSTSDHKDDDFVDIMLSVQQEYDLTREHMKALLTDVFFGSIDTSANTLEFTLVELMRKPHLMVKLQDEVRGIVPQGQEIISETNMNNMTYLRAVIKESLRLHPLAPLLAPHLAMADCIIDGYIVPAGTRVVINAWAIGRDPSSWEYAEEFIPERFTDEGSSMHVNFKGNDFQFLPFGAGRRMCPGMNLGIANVELMLANLVCHFDWQLPLGVERKDIDMTEVFGLTVHRKEKLLLIPKSRM